The Lepisosteus oculatus isolate fLepOcu1 chromosome 4, fLepOcu1.hap2, whole genome shotgun sequence genome window below encodes:
- the LOC107075988 gene encoding E3 ubiquitin-protein ligase TRIM39-like isoform X2 has product MDEHRGHDTVSAVAGRTEKQKQLGATKTETQQRLQEREKELQELRQAVESLRSSAHTAVQDTDRIFTELIRSIERTRSEVTELIRDQERAAVSQAEGRLERLEKEIVELKRRDAELNQLSHTENHIHFLQNVQSVCVPPGAGDSPSIPVHPHFSLEAVRRVVSGLKERLEDLCKKESLKISTTVTEVYSLLTPEPGSRAELLHSAVTLDPDTAHCELSLSEDGKRVKQREEDSDDCDDGDKEEQSLSDNPHRFDLYTCVVSREAFTSGRHYWEVEVNDSWRIGVTRESAKRKGRLSLSPQQGYWCLYSYSSVFSALTDPVTRLPLSQRPRKLGVCVDIEERKVSFYTVESRAHLYTFTDMVFTQGEKIYPVFWTWDSDKDLELLPAVSVEIKPVTDS; this is encoded by the exons AAGCAGCTGGGGGCGACAAAGACAGAAACCCAGCAGAGactccaggagagagagaaggagctgcaggagctgagacaggctgtgGAGTCACTCAGA AGCTCTGCACACACAGCTGTACAGGACACTGACAGGATCTTTACTGAGCTCATCCGCTCCATTGAGAGAACACGCTCTGAGGTCACAGAGCTGATCAGAGATCAAGAGAGGGCTGCAGTGAGTCAGGCTGAAGGACGTCTAGAGCGACTGGAGAAGGAGATCGTTGAGCTGAAGAGGAGAGATGCTGAGCTGaaccagctctcacacacagagaatCACATCCATTTCCTCCAG AATGTCCAGTCTGTCTGTGTTCCTCCTGGAGCTGGAGACTCACCCAGCATCCCTGTCCATCCACACTTCTCTCTTGAGGCAGTGAGGAGAGTTGTCTCTGGACTGAAAGAGCGACTGGAGGATCTCTGCAAGAAGGAATCATTAAAGATTTCCACGACAG tgACTGAAGTCTACAGTCTGCTGACTCCAGAGCCCGGGTCCAGAGCAGAGCTTTTACACT ctgctgtgactctggACCCTGATACAGCTCACTGTGAGCTCAGCCTGTCTGAGGATGGGAAGAGAGTGAAACAGAGAGAGGAGGATAGCGATGACTGTGATGATGGTGATAAGGAGGAACAGAGTCTCTCTGACAATCCTCACAGATTTGATCTTTATACATGTGTCGTGAGCAGGGAGGCCTTCACCTcagggagacactactgggaggtggaggtgaatgACAGCTGGAGAATAGGAGTGACCAGAGAGTCTGCAAAGAGGAAAGGGAGGTTAAGCCTCTCTCCCCAGCAGGGTTACTGGTGTCTGTACTCTTACTCTTCTGTTTTCTCTGCTCTCACTGACCCTGTGACCCGTCTCCCCCTCAGTCAGCGGCCCAGGaagctgggggtgtgtgtggatattgaggagaggaaggtctccttttacacagtggagtccagagctcatctctacactttcactgacatggtcttcactcagggggagaagatctatcctgtcttctggacctgggattcagataaagaccttgagctgctgcctgctgtcagtgtggagattaaacccgtcactgactcatga
- the LOC107075988 gene encoding E3 ubiquitin-protein ligase TRIM39-like isoform X1 has protein sequence MDEHRGHDTVSAVAGRTEKQKQLGATKTETQQRLQEREKELQELRQAVESLRSSAHTAVQDTDRIFTELIRSIERTRSEVTELIRDQERAAVSQAEGRLERLEKEIVELKRRDAELNQLSHTENHIHFLQNVQSVCVPPGAGDSPSIPVHPHFSLEAVRRVVSGLKERLEDLCKKESLKISTTVTEVYSLLTPEPGSRAELLHYPVKRAPIPKSQWQWLCSAAAAVTLDPDTAHCELSLSEDGKRVKQREEDSDDCDDGDKEEQSLSDNPHRFDLYTCVVSREAFTSGRHYWEVEVNDSWRIGVTRESAKRKGRLSLSPQQGYWCLYSYSSVFSALTDPVTRLPLSQRPRKLGVCVDIEERKVSFYTVESRAHLYTFTDMVFTQGEKIYPVFWTWDSDKDLELLPAVSVEIKPVTDS, from the exons AAGCAGCTGGGGGCGACAAAGACAGAAACCCAGCAGAGactccaggagagagagaaggagctgcaggagctgagacaggctgtgGAGTCACTCAGA AGCTCTGCACACACAGCTGTACAGGACACTGACAGGATCTTTACTGAGCTCATCCGCTCCATTGAGAGAACACGCTCTGAGGTCACAGAGCTGATCAGAGATCAAGAGAGGGCTGCAGTGAGTCAGGCTGAAGGACGTCTAGAGCGACTGGAGAAGGAGATCGTTGAGCTGAAGAGGAGAGATGCTGAGCTGaaccagctctcacacacagagaatCACATCCATTTCCTCCAG AATGTCCAGTCTGTCTGTGTTCCTCCTGGAGCTGGAGACTCACCCAGCATCCCTGTCCATCCACACTTCTCTCTTGAGGCAGTGAGGAGAGTTGTCTCTGGACTGAAAGAGCGACTGGAGGATCTCTGCAAGAAGGAATCATTAAAGATTTCCACGACAG tgACTGAAGTCTACAGTCTGCTGACTCCAGAGCCCGGGTCCAGAGCAGAGCTTTTACACT ATCCTGTGAAGCGAGCTCCTATCCCGAAATCAC aatggcagtggctgtgcagtgctgcag ctgctgtgactctggACCCTGATACAGCTCACTGTGAGCTCAGCCTGTCTGAGGATGGGAAGAGAGTGAAACAGAGAGAGGAGGATAGCGATGACTGTGATGATGGTGATAAGGAGGAACAGAGTCTCTCTGACAATCCTCACAGATTTGATCTTTATACATGTGTCGTGAGCAGGGAGGCCTTCACCTcagggagacactactgggaggtggaggtgaatgACAGCTGGAGAATAGGAGTGACCAGAGAGTCTGCAAAGAGGAAAGGGAGGTTAAGCCTCTCTCCCCAGCAGGGTTACTGGTGTCTGTACTCTTACTCTTCTGTTTTCTCTGCTCTCACTGACCCTGTGACCCGTCTCCCCCTCAGTCAGCGGCCCAGGaagctgggggtgtgtgtggatattgaggagaggaaggtctccttttacacagtggagtccagagctcatctctacactttcactgacatggtcttcactcagggggagaagatctatcctgtcttctggacctgggattcagataaagaccttgagctgctgcctgctgtcagtgtggagattaaacccgtcactgactcatga